From Variovorax sp. J2L1-78, the proteins below share one genomic window:
- a CDS encoding FixH family protein has protein sequence MNALASKPPDVTDNTAAPWWTFPLVWMVIAGPAIVVVAGFATLWLAIRTPDPVVSEDYYRQGIEINKTLADKRLLPAQTGRNHAATPSDDVPLPKR, from the coding sequence ATGAATGCCCTTGCATCGAAGCCACCCGACGTCACCGACAACACGGCTGCTCCGTGGTGGACGTTCCCGCTCGTCTGGATGGTGATCGCCGGCCCGGCGATCGTCGTGGTCGCCGGATTCGCCACGCTGTGGCTGGCCATCCGCACGCCCGACCCGGTGGTGTCGGAGGACTACTACCGCCAGGGCATCGAGATCAACAAGACGCTGGCCGACAAGAGGCTGCTGCCCGCGCAGACCGGCCGCAACCATGCCGCCACGCCGAGCGACGACGTGCCGCTGCCCAAGCGCTGA
- the ccoG gene encoding cytochrome c oxidase accessory protein CcoG has protein sequence MSASPRPAPAPAPASATPRKVIPIAPAAGESVGLYEAHKKIYARSIQGVFARWRWAMVFITQIVFYGLPWLDWGERQMVLFDLAARRFYIFGLVLYPQDLIYLTGLLVVSALSLFLFTAVAGRLWCGYACPQTVYTEIFMWVEEKIEGARSARIRLDKGTLSMEKGVKKTFKHVVWLGIAMWTGFTFVGYFTPIRELGMAFLQTQMGSWEVFWAFFYGFATYGNAGFMREQVCKYMCPYARFQSAMFDRDTLIVSYDAARGEPRGARGKQHERNGLGDCIDCTLCVQVCPTGIDIRDGLQYECIGCGLCVDACNTVMDKMDYPRGLIRYATQNGLAARWSARQVAARVFRPRVLVYTGVLAALCIGLLASLVVRTPLKVDVVRDRASLARIVEGGMLENVYRLQIMNATERPQRYAIAASGLEGLTVAAGDSVEVQPAESRWVAVRLQLPYGAAPSGSHPVYFDVRAADGGAHVSEKAIFLVPR, from the coding sequence ATGTCCGCATCCCCACGACCCGCGCCTGCGCCCGCACCGGCATCCGCCACGCCGCGCAAGGTGATTCCCATCGCCCCGGCAGCGGGCGAGAGCGTCGGTCTCTACGAAGCGCACAAGAAGATCTATGCGCGCAGCATCCAGGGCGTGTTCGCGCGCTGGCGCTGGGCCATGGTGTTCATCACGCAGATCGTGTTCTACGGGCTGCCGTGGCTGGATTGGGGCGAACGCCAGATGGTGCTGTTCGACCTGGCCGCGCGGCGCTTCTACATCTTCGGGCTGGTGCTGTACCCGCAGGACCTGATCTATCTGACGGGGCTGCTCGTCGTCTCGGCCCTGTCGCTCTTCCTCTTCACCGCCGTGGCGGGCCGCCTGTGGTGCGGCTACGCCTGCCCGCAGACCGTCTACACCGAGATCTTCATGTGGGTCGAGGAAAAGATCGAAGGTGCCCGCAGCGCGCGCATACGGCTGGACAAGGGCACGCTGTCGATGGAGAAGGGCGTCAAGAAGACCTTCAAGCACGTGGTGTGGCTGGGCATCGCGATGTGGACCGGCTTCACCTTCGTGGGCTACTTCACGCCCATCCGTGAACTCGGCATGGCCTTCCTGCAGACGCAGATGGGCTCGTGGGAGGTGTTCTGGGCCTTCTTCTACGGCTTCGCCACCTACGGCAACGCCGGCTTCATGCGCGAGCAGGTCTGCAAGTACATGTGCCCGTACGCGCGCTTCCAGAGCGCGATGTTCGACCGCGATACGCTCATCGTCAGCTACGACGCGGCCCGCGGCGAACCGCGCGGCGCCCGCGGCAAGCAGCACGAGCGCAACGGCCTGGGCGACTGCATCGACTGCACCCTGTGCGTGCAGGTGTGTCCGACCGGCATCGACATCCGCGACGGCCTGCAGTACGAGTGCATCGGCTGCGGCCTGTGCGTGGACGCCTGCAACACCGTGATGGACAAGATGGACTACCCGCGCGGCCTGATCCGCTATGCCACGCAGAACGGCCTGGCCGCGCGCTGGTCGGCGCGCCAGGTGGCGGCGCGCGTGTTCCGTCCGCGCGTGCTCGTCTACACGGGTGTGCTGGCGGCGCTGTGCATCGGCCTGCTCGCGAGCCTGGTGGTGCGCACGCCGCTGAAGGTCGACGTGGTGCGCGACCGCGCCTCGCTCGCGCGCATCGTCGAGGGCGGCATGCTGGAGAACGTGTACCGCCTGCAGATCATGAACGCGACGGAACGGCCGCAGCGCTATGCCATTGCGGCCAGCGGGCTCGAAGGCCTCACGGTCGCCGCCGGCGATTCGGTCGAGGTGCAGCCGGCCGAGTCGCGCTGGGTCGCGGTGCGCCTGCAGCTGCCGTACGGCGCCGCGCCCTCGGGCTCGCACCCCGTGTATTTCGACGTGCGGGCAGCCGATGGCGGCGCCCACGTGTCGGAGAAGGCCATCTTTCTTGTTCCGCGTTGA
- the ccoP gene encoding cytochrome-c oxidase, cbb3-type subunit III: MSDFISGFWSHYVTVISLASIAACAFLLWITNRARAPAGGDNTTGHVWDEDLREMNNPLPRWWVGLFVLTIVFGLGYLVAYPGLGSMQGQLGWSTAGEYDKEIAKANAELAPVYAKYAAMPTPEMARDPQAMAIGERLFLNNCAQCHGSDARGSKGFPNLTDGDWLHGGDPAKIQESITLGRIGVMPPMAAAVGTPDDVKNVANYVLSLSGSPHDSVRAGLGKAKFTACAACHGMTGGGTPALGAPNLSDRIWLHGYGQDAIISIINTGKTNQMPAQQERLTEAQIHVLASYVWGLSNNPQTASR, from the coding sequence ATGAGCGATTTCATCAGCGGCTTCTGGTCGCACTACGTCACCGTCATCTCGCTGGCCAGCATCGCAGCCTGCGCATTCCTGTTGTGGATCACCAACCGGGCCCGCGCGCCGGCGGGCGGCGACAACACCACCGGCCACGTCTGGGACGAGGACCTCCGCGAGATGAACAACCCCCTGCCGCGCTGGTGGGTGGGCCTGTTCGTGCTGACCATCGTGTTCGGGCTCGGTTACCTCGTGGCCTATCCGGGTCTGGGCAGCATGCAGGGCCAGCTCGGCTGGAGCACGGCCGGCGAATACGACAAGGAGATCGCCAAGGCCAATGCCGAACTCGCGCCGGTGTATGCCAAGTACGCTGCCATGCCCACGCCCGAGATGGCGCGCGACCCGCAGGCCATGGCGATCGGCGAGCGGCTGTTCCTGAACAACTGCGCCCAGTGCCATGGCTCCGACGCGCGCGGCAGCAAGGGCTTTCCGAACCTGACCGACGGCGACTGGCTGCATGGCGGCGACCCTGCCAAGATCCAGGAGTCCATCACGCTCGGCCGCATCGGCGTGATGCCGCCGATGGCGGCGGCCGTGGGCACGCCGGACGACGTCAAGAACGTCGCCAACTACGTGCTGAGCCTGTCGGGCAGCCCGCACGACTCGGTGCGCGCCGGACTGGGGAAAGCCAAGTTCACCGCCTGCGCGGCCTGCCACGGCATGACCGGCGGCGGCACCCCCGCACTGGGTGCGCCCAATCTGTCGGACCGCATCTGGCTGCACGGCTACGGGCAGGACGCGATCATCTCGATCATCAATACCGGCAAGACCAACCAGATGCCGGCGCAGCAGGAGCGGCTGACCGAGGCGCAGATCCACGTGCTGGCCTCGTACGTCTGGGGCCTGTCGAACAACCCGCAGACGGCATCGCGCTGA
- a CDS encoding cbb3-type cytochrome oxidase subunit 3, whose translation MDITTLRIAATLVSFVTFIGILVWAFAGRNRRGFDEAAQLPFEQD comes from the coding sequence ATCGACATCACCACGCTGCGCATCGCGGCGACGCTGGTTTCCTTCGTCACCTTCATCGGCATCCTGGTCTGGGCCTTCGCCGGCCGCAACCGCCGGGGCTTCGACGAAGCCGCGCAGTTGCCCTTCGAACAAGACTGA
- the ccoO gene encoding cytochrome-c oxidase, cbb3-type subunit II: MSSNAPKTGFSHEKIETNNFLMIVLILLVIAVGGLVEIVPLFFQKSTTEAVTGVKPLEPLQLVGRDIYTREGCYNCHSQMIRPFRAETLRYGHYSVAGEFVYDHPFQWGSKRTGPDLHRVGGKYSDEWHRIHLNNPRDLVPESNMPAYSWLDKSLADAASVGTHMTALRRVGVPYTDEQIAGAKEAVAGKTEMDALVAYLQSLGLALK; the protein is encoded by the coding sequence ATGAGTTCCAACGCACCCAAGACCGGCTTCTCGCACGAGAAGATCGAGACCAACAACTTCCTGATGATCGTGCTGATCCTGCTGGTGATCGCCGTCGGCGGCCTGGTGGAGATCGTGCCGCTGTTCTTCCAGAAGTCGACCACCGAGGCCGTGACCGGCGTGAAGCCGCTCGAGCCGCTGCAGCTGGTCGGTCGCGACATCTACACCCGCGAGGGTTGCTACAACTGCCACTCGCAGATGATCCGGCCCTTCCGTGCCGAGACGCTGCGCTATGGCCACTACTCGGTGGCGGGCGAGTTCGTCTACGACCACCCCTTCCAGTGGGGCAGCAAGCGCACCGGGCCCGACCTGCACCGCGTGGGCGGCAAGTACAGCGACGAGTGGCACCGCATCCACCTGAACAACCCGCGCGACCTGGTGCCCGAGTCGAACATGCCGGCCTACAGCTGGCTGGACAAGTCGCTGGCCGACGCGGCCAGCGTCGGCACCCACATGACGGCGCTGCGGCGCGTGGGCGTGCCCTACACCGACGAGCAGATCGCCGGCGCCAAGGAAGCCGTGGCCGGCAAGACCGAGATGGACGCCTTGGTGGCGTACCTGCAGTCGCTGGGCCTGGCGCTCAAGTAA
- the ccoN gene encoding cytochrome-c oxidase, cbb3-type subunit I, whose amino-acid sequence MQVPNPPAAVYSDTAVRQFAIMSVVWGVVGMLVGVIIASQLAWPELNLGISWLSYGRLRPLHTNAVIFAFGGCALMATSFHVVQRTCQVRLFAPALASFVFWGWQLVIVGAVVSLPLGYTSGKEYAELEWPIDILITAVWVAYAIVFFGTLAIRKVRHIYVANWFYGSFIIAVALLHIVNSAAIPAGWMKSYSAYAGVQDAMVQWWYGHNAVGFFLTAGFLGMMYYYIPKQAGRPVYSYRLSIVHFWALIFTYMWAGPHHLHYTALPDWTQSIGMVFSLILLAPSWGGMINGVMTLSGAWHKLRTDPIIRFLIVALSFYGMSTFEGPMMSIKTVNALSHYTDWTVGHVHSGALGWVGFITMGSLYYLIPRLWGRTEMHSIKAIEVHFWMATIGIVLYIAAMWIAGVMQGLMWRAINPDGTLTYTFVEGVKATYPYYVVRLLGGLLYLGGMLVMAWNVAMTVVAGRSVRAPIPALVHA is encoded by the coding sequence ATGCAAGTTCCCAACCCTCCCGCAGCGGTTTACAGCGACACCGCTGTCCGCCAGTTCGCCATCATGTCCGTGGTCTGGGGCGTGGTCGGCATGCTGGTCGGCGTGATCATCGCGTCGCAGCTCGCCTGGCCCGAACTCAACCTCGGCATCTCCTGGCTCAGCTACGGGCGGCTGCGCCCGCTGCACACCAACGCCGTGATCTTCGCCTTCGGCGGCTGCGCGCTGATGGCCACCAGCTTCCACGTGGTGCAGCGCACCTGCCAGGTCCGGCTGTTCGCGCCGGCGCTCGCGTCCTTCGTGTTCTGGGGCTGGCAACTGGTCATCGTGGGCGCTGTTGTCAGCCTTCCGCTGGGCTACACCAGCGGCAAGGAATACGCCGAGCTCGAATGGCCGATCGACATCCTGATCACGGCCGTGTGGGTCGCCTACGCGATCGTGTTCTTCGGCACCCTCGCCATCCGCAAGGTGCGCCACATCTACGTGGCCAACTGGTTCTACGGCTCCTTCATCATCGCGGTGGCACTGCTGCACATCGTCAACAGCGCGGCCATTCCGGCCGGCTGGATGAAGAGCTATTCGGCCTACGCCGGCGTGCAGGACGCGATGGTGCAGTGGTGGTACGGCCACAACGCGGTGGGCTTCTTCCTCACCGCCGGTTTCCTCGGGATGATGTACTACTACATCCCCAAGCAGGCCGGCCGGCCGGTGTACTCGTACCGCCTGTCCATCGTCCACTTCTGGGCGCTGATCTTCACGTACATGTGGGCCGGCCCGCATCACCTGCACTACACCGCGCTGCCCGACTGGACGCAATCCATCGGCATGGTGTTCTCGCTGATCCTGCTAGCCCCCAGCTGGGGCGGGATGATCAACGGCGTGATGACGCTGTCGGGCGCCTGGCACAAGCTGCGCACCGACCCGATCATCCGTTTCCTGATCGTCGCGCTGTCCTTCTACGGCATGTCGACCTTCGAGGGACCGATGATGTCCATCAAGACGGTGAACGCGCTGTCGCATTACACCGACTGGACCGTCGGCCATGTCCACTCCGGGGCGCTCGGCTGGGTCGGCTTCATCACGATGGGTTCGCTCTACTACCTGATCCCGCGCCTGTGGGGCCGCACCGAGATGCACAGCATCAAGGCGATCGAGGTGCATTTTTGGATGGCGACGATCGGCATCGTGCTCTACATCGCCGCGATGTGGATCGCCGGTGTGATGCAGGGCCTGATGTGGCGCGCCATCAACCCCGACGGCACGCTCACCTACACCTTCGTCGAAGGCGTGAAGGCCACCTACCCGTACTACGTGGTGCGCCTGCTCGGCGGCCTGCTGTACCTGGGCGGCATGCTGGTCATGGCCTGGAACGTCGCCATGACGGTGGTGGCCGGCCGCTCGGTGCGCGCACCGATTCCCGCACTGGTCCACGCCTGA
- the ccoS gene encoding cbb3-type cytochrome oxidase assembly protein CcoS → MDILFLLIPFSVVLVLLILGGLWWAVDRGQFDDVDREGERILGGD, encoded by the coding sequence ATGGACATCCTCTTCCTGCTCATCCCGTTCTCGGTCGTGCTGGTGCTGCTGATCCTCGGGGGCCTGTGGTGGGCCGTGGACCGTGGGCAATTCGACGACGTCGACCGCGAAGGCGAGCGCATTCTGGGCGGTGATTGA
- a CDS encoding heavy metal translocating P-type ATPase produces MQAALPFAVPGLALPAAAGSVAPTSSAALDDPAEWAAFGQPIDGDAKDGRWASQVVVEGMHCAACAFTVEAALAQVPGVLRAEVNATTRRARIVWSAADVQPSRWFAASAAAGYPLVPAGDLEARAQRARVARLALWRWLVAGFCMMQVMMYAYPAYIAQPGDMSADAAQLLRWASWVLTLPVVFFCCGPFFRSAWRDLRRRRVGMDLPVAIGMAITFAVSTAATFDPAGPLGHEVYFDSLTMFVFFLLTGRWLETRLRDRTAGALEALMNRLPDSVERLAPDGSFVRVAVRRLQAGDTVRVLPGEAFPADGVVVRGDTSADEALLTGESRPVPRPCGARVLAGSHNLAAAVQVRIDAVGSATRFAQIVALMESASLGKPRLAQLADRVARPFLVAVLAAAALAGALWWQAGPGHALMVAVAVLIVTCPCALSLATPAAMLASAGSLARGGVVVHDLQALEALASIDTVVFDKTGTLTRDTPRLDRVYSRRGVMPGDAVELAAALGAQSLHPAARALVHAWQMQHRVPPGWTASQVTEQAGQGLDGVLQRRQPLAGAAPRRLRLGTAGFCHVAPLACEATQVHLADEAGWVASFVLAEDLREDAAAAVGALQAQGIGVQLLSGDRDAAAREIAQQAGIRDARGGCTPEDKLAAMQALQAAGCKVAMVGDGLNDGPVLAQAHASFAFGKAVPLAQARADFIVLGDALSAIPGAIAQARRTLRIVRQNLAWAAGYNALCVPLALAGWLPAWLAGLGMAGSSLVVVLNAARLARPMATAAMPATGKGA; encoded by the coding sequence ATGCAAGCTGCCCTCCCGTTCGCCGTGCCCGGCCTCGCCCTGCCGGCCGCCGCCGGATCCGTGGCGCCGACCTCGTCCGCCGCGCTGGATGACCCGGCCGAGTGGGCGGCCTTCGGCCAGCCGATCGACGGCGACGCCAAGGACGGTCGCTGGGCCTCGCAGGTGGTGGTGGAGGGCATGCACTGCGCGGCCTGCGCCTTCACGGTCGAGGCGGCGCTGGCACAGGTGCCCGGGGTGCTGCGCGCCGAGGTGAATGCCACCACGCGACGCGCGCGCATCGTGTGGTCCGCGGCCGACGTTCAACCGTCGCGCTGGTTCGCCGCCTCCGCCGCGGCCGGCTACCCGCTGGTACCGGCCGGCGACCTGGAGGCCCGTGCGCAGCGGGCCCGCGTGGCCCGCCTGGCGCTGTGGCGCTGGCTGGTCGCAGGCTTCTGCATGATGCAGGTGATGATGTATGCGTACCCCGCGTACATCGCGCAGCCCGGCGACATGTCGGCCGACGCCGCGCAGCTGCTGCGCTGGGCTTCCTGGGTGCTCACGCTGCCGGTGGTCTTCTTCTGCTGCGGCCCGTTCTTTCGAAGCGCATGGCGTGACCTGCGCCGGCGCCGCGTCGGCATGGACCTGCCGGTCGCGATCGGCATGGCGATCACCTTCGCCGTGAGCACCGCCGCGACGTTCGACCCCGCCGGGCCGCTCGGGCACGAGGTCTACTTCGACTCGCTCACGATGTTCGTGTTCTTCCTGCTGACTGGCCGCTGGCTGGAGACGCGGCTGCGCGACCGCACCGCCGGCGCGCTCGAGGCACTGATGAACCGGCTGCCCGACAGCGTCGAGCGGCTGGCGCCCGACGGCAGCTTCGTGCGCGTGGCCGTACGACGCCTGCAGGCGGGCGACACCGTGCGCGTGCTGCCCGGCGAAGCCTTCCCGGCCGACGGCGTGGTCGTGCGCGGCGACACCAGCGCCGACGAGGCGCTGCTCACCGGCGAGTCGCGCCCGGTGCCGCGCCCCTGCGGCGCGCGCGTGCTGGCCGGCAGCCACAACCTCGCCGCGGCCGTGCAGGTGCGCATCGACGCCGTGGGCAGCGCCACGCGCTTCGCGCAGATCGTGGCCCTGATGGAAAGCGCGTCGCTCGGCAAGCCGCGCCTCGCGCAACTGGCCGACCGGGTGGCGCGGCCCTTCCTCGTCGCGGTACTGGCCGCGGCTGCGCTGGCCGGTGCCTTGTGGTGGCAGGCCGGCCCGGGCCATGCGCTGATGGTGGCCGTCGCGGTGCTGATCGTGACGTGTCCCTGCGCGCTCTCGCTGGCCACGCCCGCCGCGATGCTGGCCAGCGCCGGGTCGCTGGCGCGCGGCGGGGTGGTGGTGCACGACCTGCAGGCGCTCGAGGCGCTGGCGTCGATCGACACCGTGGTCTTCGACAAGACCGGCACGCTCACGCGCGACACGCCGCGGCTCGACCGGGTGTACAGCCGGCGCGGCGTTATGCCGGGCGACGCGGTCGAACTGGCTGCCGCACTGGGCGCGCAGTCGCTGCACCCTGCGGCGCGGGCACTGGTCCATGCGTGGCAGATGCAGCATCGGGTGCCGCCGGGCTGGACCGCCTCGCAGGTGACCGAACAGGCGGGGCAGGGCCTCGATGGGGTGCTGCAGCGGCGCCAACCCCTCGCCGGTGCCGCGCCGCGCCGCTTGCGCCTGGGCACGGCAGGCTTCTGCCATGTGGCGCCCCTGGCGTGCGAGGCCACGCAGGTCCACCTGGCCGACGAGGCCGGCTGGGTCGCGAGCTTCGTGCTGGCCGAAGACCTGCGCGAGGACGCGGCCGCCGCGGTCGGCGCGCTGCAGGCGCAGGGCATCGGCGTTCAGTTGCTCTCGGGCGACCGCGACGCCGCGGCGCGCGAGATCGCGCAGCAGGCCGGCATTCGCGACGCGCGCGGTGGCTGCACGCCCGAAGACAAGCTTGCGGCCATGCAGGCGCTGCAGGCGGCGGGATGCAAGGTCGCCATGGTGGGCGACGGCCTCAACGACGGCCCGGTGCTGGCGCAGGCGCACGCCTCCTTCGCCTTCGGCAAGGCGGTGCCGCTGGCGCAGGCGCGGGCCGACTTCATCGTGCTGGGCGATGCGCTGTCGGCCATCCCCGGGGCGATCGCGCAGGCGCGCCGCACGCTGCGCATCGTGCGGCAGAACCTGGCCTGGGCGGCCGGCTACAACGCGTTGTGCGTGCCGCTTGCACTCGCTGGATGGTTGCCGGCATGGCTCGCGGGGCTGGGCATGGCAGGCAGCTCGCTGGTGGTGGTGCTCAACGCGGCGCGGCTCGCGCGGCCGATGGCAACGGCCGCGATGCCGGCGACGGGGAAGGGCGCCTGA
- a CDS encoding universal stress protein, with product MFQRILIATDGSTLSRKAVASGIALAAQHGADLVALTVVPRYPKAYFDGAMVFAPDDIARIEKQWAVAAEETLAAVATRAKSSGVKVKTVTVSSDLVAESIVAAAKKHKCDLIVMASHGRKGIKRLLLGSETQHVLTHSTLPVLVLR from the coding sequence ATGTTCCAGCGCATCCTGATCGCCACCGACGGCTCCACCCTCTCGCGCAAGGCCGTGGCCAGCGGCATCGCGCTGGCAGCGCAGCATGGTGCCGACCTGGTGGCGCTGACGGTGGTGCCGCGCTACCCGAAGGCCTATTTCGACGGCGCCATGGTGTTCGCGCCCGACGACATCGCCCGCATCGAGAAGCAATGGGCAGTGGCGGCCGAGGAAACGCTGGCCGCGGTCGCCACCCGGGCCAAGAGCAGCGGCGTGAAGGTCAAGACCGTCACGGTCAGCTCCGACCTGGTCGCGGAGTCGATCGTCGCCGCCGCGAAGAAGCACAAGTGCGACCTGATCGTCATGGCCTCGCACGGCCGCAAGGGCATCAAGCGCCTGCTGCTGGGCAGCGAGACGCAGCATGTGCTGACGCATTCGACGCTGCCGGTGCTGGTGCTGCGCTGA
- a CDS encoding universal stress protein yields the protein MKILVAVDGSAYTQKALTYLTTNRSLFGQGSDLVLVNVATGLPANVTRHVTKDIVDGYYADEAAKVLDPVKKYLDAQGITGYAVQLRHGYAPEEIVAAAKDVGAGLIVMGTHGHGMFGRALMGSVATKVIAESPVSVLLVK from the coding sequence ATGAAAATTCTCGTCGCCGTCGATGGCAGTGCCTACACGCAGAAGGCCCTCACCTACCTCACCACCAACCGCAGCCTGTTCGGCCAGGGCAGCGACCTGGTGCTGGTCAACGTGGCCACCGGCCTGCCGGCCAATGTCACGCGCCACGTCACCAAGGACATCGTCGACGGCTACTACGCCGACGAGGCCGCCAAGGTGCTCGACCCGGTCAAGAAGTACCTCGACGCGCAGGGCATCACCGGCTACGCGGTCCAGCTGCGCCACGGCTACGCGCCCGAGGAGATCGTCGCCGCGGCCAAGGACGTCGGTGCCGGCCTGATCGTGATGGGCACGCACGGCCACGGCATGTTCGGCCGCGCGCTGATGGGCTCGGTGGCCACCAAGGTGATCGCCGAGAGCCCGGTGTCGGTGCTGCTGGTCAAGTAG
- a CDS encoding AI-2E family transporter: MDKLSPRERLGIGTVVPATCLLLLLHFGQDVLRPIAIAGVLSLVIAPLARKLTRTGMGRTIATLVSVVMVAVCMVCMSAVLAIQLVDVGAGLPQYRAAIMSKVESAREVVVRPFERFEAELKGVAPQATPAPAPVPAPRARSSTRSAAPAAPVASNEPLPVQIRQTPPSAGDLVSKLLASLWGPIGEAGIVFILLVFILLEHESLSDRFIRVIGVAELGPTVQALSDTAQGVSRYFMSQVIVNATFGAIVGVGLWAIGIPHAALWGSISALLRFVPYVGVLGAAALIAIFSAAVDPGWSLVLSSLTLFIVLELVVAHVVEPQVYGHSTGLAPLAVIVSALFWGAMWGPVGLLLSTPLTLIIVVVGRHVRALEPLSILLTDAPGLNAGQRFYQRALSDNTAAIIKDARLYLRRSTFAKYCDQVLLPGLALAGLDFQLGRIDARQRGRIDKTVVGLAETLAGGRTGKRFGRRRSTVSLADASLGSRLRQIRESRLGPYQGRLDVPSQSVVLCAGFGSERDELLTELLVRALRQDDVDARSVSLAEPPDPDMADKASLVGTVFLAYPRHDAVDAWRATAAEMRAALPHAAIATVRLPLDEAGASEEQVKDSVDLILHSYSEAEAFVLQSAKASA, encoded by the coding sequence ATGGACAAGTTGTCTCCGCGCGAACGTCTGGGCATCGGCACGGTGGTGCCGGCCACCTGCCTGCTGCTGCTGCTGCATTTCGGGCAGGACGTGCTTCGGCCGATCGCCATCGCCGGCGTTCTGAGCCTGGTCATCGCGCCGCTGGCGCGCAAGCTCACGCGCACCGGCATGGGCCGCACGATCGCAACGCTGGTGTCGGTGGTGATGGTGGCGGTGTGCATGGTCTGCATGAGCGCGGTGCTGGCGATCCAGCTCGTCGACGTGGGCGCGGGGCTGCCGCAGTACCGGGCCGCCATCATGTCGAAGGTCGAGTCGGCGCGGGAGGTGGTGGTGCGGCCTTTCGAGCGCTTCGAGGCGGAACTCAAGGGCGTGGCGCCGCAGGCCACGCCCGCGCCAGCGCCAGTACCGGCCCCGCGTGCTCGGTCGTCCACACGGTCGGCGGCGCCCGCCGCGCCGGTCGCGAGCAACGAGCCCTTGCCGGTGCAGATCCGCCAGACCCCGCCGTCGGCCGGCGACCTGGTGTCGAAGCTGCTGGCGTCGCTGTGGGGGCCGATCGGCGAGGCCGGCATCGTCTTCATCCTGCTGGTGTTCATCCTGCTGGAGCACGAGTCGCTCAGCGACCGCTTCATCCGCGTGATCGGCGTGGCCGAGCTCGGCCCGACGGTGCAGGCGCTGAGCGACACGGCGCAGGGCGTGTCGCGCTACTTCATGTCGCAGGTCATCGTCAACGCGACCTTCGGGGCGATCGTCGGCGTCGGGCTGTGGGCGATCGGCATTCCGCACGCGGCGCTGTGGGGCTCGATCAGCGCGCTGCTGCGTTTCGTGCCCTATGTCGGCGTGCTGGGGGCGGCTGCGCTTATCGCCATCTTCAGCGCCGCGGTGGACCCGGGCTGGTCGCTGGTGCTCTCGAGCCTGACGCTCTTCATCGTGCTGGAGCTGGTGGTGGCGCATGTCGTGGAGCCGCAGGTCTACGGGCACAGCACCGGGCTGGCGCCGCTCGCGGTCATCGTGTCGGCGCTGTTCTGGGGCGCGATGTGGGGGCCGGTCGGCCTGCTGCTGTCGACGCCACTCACGCTGATCATCGTGGTGGTCGGGCGGCATGTGCGTGCGCTCGAGCCGCTGTCCATCCTGCTGACCGATGCGCCGGGGCTGAACGCGGGCCAGCGCTTCTATCAGCGCGCACTGTCCGACAACACGGCGGCCATCATCAAGGACGCACGGCTCTACCTGCGGCGAAGCACCTTCGCCAAGTATTGCGACCAGGTGCTGCTGCCGGGGCTGGCGCTGGCGGGGCTCGACTTCCAGCTCGGGCGCATCGACGCAAGGCAGCGGGGGCGCATCGACAAGACGGTGGTCGGCCTCGCCGAAACGCTGGCGGGGGGGCGAACGGGCAAGCGCTTTGGCCGGCGCCGGTCGACCGTGTCGCTGGCCGATGCCAGCCTCGGCAGCCGCTTGCGGCAGATCCGCGAATCGCGCCTCGGGCCGTACCAGGGCCGGCTGGACGTGCCGTCGCAATCGGTCGTGCTGTGCGCGGGCTTCGGCTCCGAGCGCGACGAACTGCTGACGGAACTGCTGGTGCGTGCGCTCCGGCAGGACGACGTCGACGCCCGCAGCGTATCGCTCGCCGAACCGCCCGACCCGGACATGGCCGACAAGGCGAGCCTGGTCGGGACGGTGTTTCTCGCGTACCCGCGGCACGACGCCGTCGACGCCTGGCGTGCCACTGCGGCCGAGATGCGCGCCGCACTGCCCCATGCCGCCATCGCCACCGTCAGGCTGCCGCTCGACGAAGCCGGCGCATCAGAAGAGCAGGTGAAGGACTCGGTCGACCTGATCCTGCACTCCTACTCGGAGGCCGAGGCCTTCGTCCTGCAGAGCGCGAAAGCCAGCGCCTAG